The stretch of DNA GAGTGGCGATAATTTTCTCCCCATACTCTGCCCGCTTTTCCCTGAGAATATCCTGCTGCACGCGGCGGCCCACGTGCCAGTAAAGAGTGGTCATCCCAGAATCCACGGCCCTTGCAACCCCTTCGCGAGCCCGCAAGATTATCTGCCGTACTTCTACAAACAGAGTTGACAGCCTAGAAGTGACCACAACCGCACGTGATCTCTTTTTGTCAGACATGTCCCCAACCTACGAAAACATCTGAACAATGTCTAGTTCTTGAATCTCGATCCGATTAATGATTATCTGCTACCCTGAGCCAGAAGATGAAACTTATAAAACCCTTCAATGAAATGTCCGTCCTGTTTCCTCTGCTAACCCTCTACACCCTCGCGTATCTGGCGCTCATGGGCTACGACTTTGCGGCCAAGGAAGTCTTTGAAATCCCGTCCGGATTGATGGCCGTTTACATCACCTTGGTTCTTGCCTACTCCGCAGATCGGGAGATCCGCCGGTGGATCGGGAAAGAGTTGCCGTTGCGGAAAGGGACGTTGTTTGTTTATCTCTGGCTCGTCTTTTATCTGGTTGTCTTCATCATTCGAAGTCTCAAGCCGGAGTACGCTCTGCCAAATGATCTGACCAAGGTAACATTACAGGTGTTGGGAATTTTTTTTGGATCCAAGCTGTCGAAGAAAATTTTTCAGGTCAAGAAGGGAACGGTCAAATCGGTTTTTTCGATCCTGAAAGGAGAAGAGGGAGCGATTCCAAAAACAGAAACTCCTAAAGAGACTGAAAAACCGACGGAGCCGACAAAAAATCCAGAAGAGGTTGTCCTGGATCTGATCCGAAAGAGTGGCCGGGCGAAGCGGGAGGAGTTGTTGCCAGTGACGGGGATGTCTAGAAGCAGTTTGGGGCGGCTTTTGGAACAGATGGAAAAGAAGGGGTCGATTACCCAAGTGGGAAAGCTCAAGTGGAGCTATTACGTCATGGCCGGGTCAAAAGGGTCATAACAGGCCGAAAATGGGTCAAAGCTGGGTTAAACAGCTCAAAACAATGAGACCTGAATGACCCAGCTATAACCCGTCTATGACCCAAGATTGTAATATATTGATTTTGCTTTGTATTTTATAGCCCAGCTATGGCCCAGCACAAAAAAACCGCCAAGGGAGGTAAAAGATGGCTCCAAAGAAGATCAAAATAACTAAGCTCTCGGGCCATTTCACGCTCGATGAACTGACCGCTTCTCAGACGGCGATTCAACGGAACATCAAGAACGAACCGAACAGTGCCGAGCTAAAAAATCTGAAAAAACTCTGCCGAGATATTCTGGAACCGTTTCGTAATTTGGTGGGACCGCTTCATATCTCTTCCGGTTTCCGGTCCGAGGCCCTGAACCGGATTACGGGAGGGGTTCCCACGTCACAGCACCGGCTGGGACAAGCGGCCGATATTTTGCCGATCAAAACCGAATTGAAAGCGGCTTATCTGAAGCTGGTCGATTCAAAAGTCCCGTTCGATCAGGCGATCTTTGAGTTTGGGCGGTGGATTCATCTCTCTTGGAGTCCAAAACCACGGCGACAGAGGTTAGTAGCTTCCAAACGAGCAGGGCAAACAGTTTACGCCACGCTCGAAAGCCACGGGGTCAAGAATCTCTGATTCGGAAGGATATCCCGTTAATTGACTTGAATATCCTGATCCAAAATTTCGAGAATATCGATGCCCATAAAGCGAACACCAGCCCTGAGCCGGACTCCAGGCCCCAAGGTGACTTTACCATTTGGGCCTTGGAGTGTGAGCTGCTGCTTGGGTTCGTAACTACCATCTGCATGCTGTACAAAGAAATCGCGGACTTTCATTCAACACCTCCTTGTGAGGTAAAATAAGCACGAGTTAATGAATGTCAATGGAACCGGAGAAAAATTAGGTCAAAAGATCGGCTAGTCCTTCAGCGAGCAGTTCGGCATTGAGAAAGAATCCCTTCTCGTAAACATCCTCCTTCCTCTTGATCGTCGGATGGTAAAAGACATCGGCGACATAGCGGCCGTACATATCGGTCTTGTAGGTTTTGATCACAATGAACTCAATATCTTTGAGCCTCCCCTCCACGAAGCTCTTGGCCTGGTCTGCACGGTCGGGGTCCTTGCCGGTCTTGATTCCGTTCTTGACGATCTCGGCGGTGTTGATTCCCCGAAAACGAATCCGCTGGTTGACCCAAACCTCAAAGCCCAAGTCGATCCGAACGAGGAGCGTATCACCATCCACGACCCTTTCGACCACCGCCTTGTAGATGTGGAGGGGATCGTCGCCTCGTTCCAAGGTTGCCGAGCCTGACTTCAATTTCTTTGGGGATTTTTCAAGCGTATAAAAATCTTTCTGGATCGCCTTGCGCAAGGTATCCCGGCTCCATTCTTCTGTTGCTGCTTGCTGGAAATAAAAGTCTCTTTCCTTCTCATCTTTCACGGAAAGGAGTTCCGTGTAGTGGGCCCAACTGAGTTGCCCTGCCTCTTCCGGCTTGGGTACCTCATCGGGCCAATTTCGGTAAAACTGAATGATCCGGTAGAGGAGGGTCTGGTCCAGATTGAGGTCTTCGGAAAGTTTGGCGGTGAGTCCGGTCGCTTGATCGGGATCGGCAAGTTCCTTCATCTCGGACATTCTCTTTCCCATTTTCCAGTAAGTGGAAACGCGGATTTCATTTACGGCGTTGAGGGCGGCCTGTTGACCGCTCTCGATTAATTTTTTCAGGTCATCGAGGAGCTTTCCGTAAGACTCGGTTTCTGCGAGTTCGGTAGCCATTGATTGAATTTAACCATTTGATTTTACTTGGTCAATCTGTTTTCGCTAACTGCGCGTAAGCGCAGTTAGTCTTCGCTTTTCGCCCCTCCCAAACGGCCGGGGTGGGAGCCGGGGGCGAACGACGCCGGCGGGGCGGGATGGCGAAGGCACCTCTCCTTAATCAATTCCAAAGTCAGGTGCGGCCGGTTCCTTTAAGTAGTACCGGCCAGCCAACGCGACCGGAGTGAAACGGAGGGCGCGACGTGCCACCCAAGCAACGCACTTCACGAAAGATGGGACGAGAACAAGACTGGGCGTAGCGGCTTTTGATTTGCTACCACGGATCGGGTTCGGAGGGTGCGGGGGGAGAACCCGATCCGTGGCCCCGGCGTCACTTTGGTTTTTCCCCTTGGGGCGAGTCGCTGGGTCCGCCAGAGGCGGACAGGGAAGGCCAAGGGAAACAGCGGAGACTGCAAAAGCCATGACTGACGACGGAGGAGGAAGGCGTGGCTTTTGCGTCGACCATCGGCGACACTCGGCACAGCAAAAGGCGTGACGGCGGTTTTTTGCCGGCGCGGCTTTTGCGACGTCCAATGGCAACCACGGCGTTGCAAACCGCATGACGGAGCCGAAGGCGACGGCGGGCGGTTTGCGCCATCGAGCACCGGGTCATCCAATTGGTTGCCGGTGATCGTGTCCCACATCGGGTTTTTCCCATCCCATTCGGGAAAATTATTTTCCAACTTCCCGCGCAAGATTTAAATTTTCGCTATAGACTTTTCAGCGCATTTGACTGAAAAAAGGTTCGAACTTCGGTCCAAAGGGGACCCAGAAAATTTGGCGCCAGCCAAATTTTCCCCGAAGAACAAAGAACGTGAACGGGGAATACTGGCGCCAAATTTCGTTTTTACGTTATTCGACCACGCGCTTTGGGAGATTGACTATGAAAATCCTCTGCATCATACATGCCAATTTTGAAACATCAGGTGTTATTGCCGATTGGGCAAGAAAGCGTGACCATTCTTTTTCAGTTATAAGACCGTATACGGGTGAAGATTGTCCGAATATTCAGGGATATGACTTCCTCATTGTGATGGGTGGTCCTCAAAGTCCCTTAGAGATTAAGAAGTACCCCTACCTTAAAAACGAGATTGGACTGATCCAGCAAGCGTTGGAGCAAAATAAAACCATCCTTGGTTTCTGTCTTGGTGCACAGTTGATTGGTGAGGCGTTGGGTACTAACACAGAGCGAAGCCCGGAAAAAGAAGTGGGCATTTTTCCCGTTGAACTTACAGCAGAGGCGGCAAATGATCCCCTATTCGTAGGTCTTCCTTCCAAAT from Deltaproteobacteria bacterium encodes:
- a CDS encoding peptidase M15, coding for MAPKKIKITKLSGHFTLDELTASQTAIQRNIKNEPNSAELKNLKKLCRDILEPFRNLVGPLHISSGFRSEALNRITGGVPTSQHRLGQAADILPIKTELKAAYLKLVDSKVPFDQAIFEFGRWIHLSWSPKPRRQRLVASKRAGQTVYATLESHGVKNL
- a CDS encoding thermonuclease family protein: MATELAETESYGKLLDDLKKLIESGQQAALNAVNEIRVSTYWKMGKRMSEMKELADPDQATGLTAKLSEDLNLDQTLLYRIIQFYRNWPDEVPKPEEAGQLSWAHYTELLSVKDEKERDFYFQQAATEEWSRDTLRKAIQKDFYTLEKSPKKLKSGSATLERGDDPLHIYKAVVERVVDGDTLLVRIDLGFEVWVNQRIRFRGINTAEIVKNGIKTGKDPDRADQAKSFVEGRLKDIEFIVIKTYKTDMYGRYVADVFYHPTIKRKEDVYEKGFFLNAELLAEGLADLLT
- a CDS encoding homoserine O-succinyltransferase; translated protein: MKILCIIHANFETSGVIADWARKRDHSFSVIRPYTGEDCPNIQGYDFLIVMGGPQSPLEIKKYPYLKNEIGLIQQALEQNKTILGFCLGAQLIGEALGTNTERSPEKEVGIFPVELTAEAANDPLFVGLPSKLPVIHWHNDMPGLTKDSILLASSKGCPRQVVRYRNRVYGFQCHLEITQEGIKTMVEACPGDLKPSRFTQSKAELLEQDYTGINKVMLTILDRLVAI